A stretch of the Coprobacillus cateniformis genome encodes the following:
- a CDS encoding FtsX-like permease family protein — translation MMKTMDAYLDEYRFCDLTYLSTLGFSQDDINEVKDLKGISRIEYGYQFDALTMMNNKLSGVKVYTSETYNDEMLNQPILNDGKYPSKSDECLIDVEIAKAGTQIGDKIEISNDQGKKTFEVVGIVKDVRYVAKTDRGTNTLGDGTNLGYIEILNQDNAFFALPKDLYDLRDEKVLYNQISIAVDGASDYNLFSEEYDDYIENVNTKVKSALSLRLSDLYESLSADAKKKLDEAQTEYDKGFKTYSDSKTTFETQILEAKIQLTNAKMALAEKETDYLKAQSQANQQTKDMIGTIEETSQELKKDLEILKAQLEKYKDNPLTETPPEVQKILDDIASIRTLLDSTSSALDGFSKLNEADLQIQKAKLQIQQQENKLTLQELKTRNQLDQAKEKLNQADLQIQDAKEQVNQIPKGKLYTLTRHENAGLVNYDSNVDSISSIADIFPLMFFLVSALVSLTTMTRMVEEQRSQSGTLRALGYSKWDVIKQYIVYVIFATFFACVLGIVLGTQFFPRIIYYLYSLMLFQIDAPTFISSTYMIAFQTVFISVFVTMIATLSVCMSELNLMPAVLMRPKAPKLGKRIFLEKMDMIWKRLSFNQKVTMRNIFRYKKRFFMSVIGIAGCTALIITGFGIKYSVSEVVDRQYEKILNYDAQVRLEKEVSITDAKTYQENLLKRDEVSNVEYVLNQSVQVMKNKEDLYASMVVYQSMDNIQNFITFNDMKTNKKIALSDDGIVLSIKTAELLGVDVNDNIDIEISGTKYNVKVSGIMENYFMNYVYMSQTLYENLTSSHLKINHAFMTMKKMTQSNKTSLENYMQDHHYGNLSYIDSSGSEFDNQVQSLDIVIAILIICAGALNFIVLYNLTNINIQERKSEIATIKVLGFRRKEVYDYIFRENILLSVIGSLVGMIFGFALHQFIIRTVELDMTMFVRNLTLSSYVIAVFITLGFTMLINLTMRHVLNKVDMVESLKSIE, via the coding sequence ATGATGAAGACAATGGATGCTTATTTAGATGAGTATCGTTTTTGTGATTTAACATATTTATCAACTTTGGGCTTTAGTCAAGATGATATAAATGAAGTTAAAGATTTAAAAGGCATATCTCGTATTGAATATGGATATCAATTTGATGCATTAACGATGATGAACAATAAATTGTCAGGTGTCAAAGTTTATACGAGTGAAACGTATAATGATGAGATGCTGAATCAGCCTATCTTAAATGATGGAAAATATCCTAGCAAAAGTGATGAATGTTTAATTGATGTAGAAATTGCTAAAGCAGGAACGCAAATTGGTGATAAAATTGAAATCTCTAATGATCAAGGGAAAAAGACTTTTGAAGTGGTCGGAATTGTGAAGGATGTAAGATATGTTGCAAAGACAGATCGTGGAACAAATACATTAGGAGATGGAACAAACTTAGGATATATTGAAATTTTAAATCAAGATAATGCTTTTTTTGCTTTGCCTAAAGATTTGTATGATTTGCGTGATGAAAAGGTGCTGTATAATCAGATATCTATTGCTGTTGATGGTGCAAGTGATTATAATCTTTTTAGTGAGGAATATGATGATTATATTGAAAATGTGAATACAAAAGTGAAAAGTGCTCTATCACTTCGTTTAAGCGACTTGTATGAATCTTTGTCAGCAGATGCAAAAAAGAAATTAGATGAAGCTCAAACTGAATATGATAAAGGTTTTAAAACATATTCTGATTCAAAGACGACTTTTGAAACACAAATTTTAGAAGCAAAAATTCAATTAACGAATGCAAAAATGGCATTAGCTGAAAAAGAGACTGATTATCTTAAAGCACAATCACAAGCCAATCAACAAACCAAAGATATGATTGGTACAATTGAAGAAACATCTCAAGAACTCAAAAAAGATCTAGAAATATTGAAAGCACAATTAGAAAAATATAAAGATAATCCATTAACTGAAACACCTCCAGAGGTACAAAAAATATTAGATGATATTGCATCTATTAGAACACTGTTGGATTCAACATCATCTGCATTAGATGGATTTTCAAAATTAAATGAGGCAGACTTACAAATTCAAAAGGCAAAGTTACAAATACAACAGCAGGAAAACAAATTAACTTTACAAGAACTTAAAACACGCAATCAGTTAGATCAGGCAAAAGAAAAATTAAATCAGGCAGATTTACAGATTCAAGATGCTAAGGAACAAGTTAATCAAATTCCAAAAGGAAAACTCTATACATTAACAAGGCATGAAAATGCTGGTTTGGTGAATTATGATTCTAATGTAGATTCTATATCGTCTATTGCTGATATATTTCCATTAATGTTTTTCTTGGTTTCAGCTCTTGTCTCTTTGACAACAATGACAAGAATGGTTGAGGAACAAAGAAGTCAAAGTGGAACCTTACGTGCTTTAGGATATTCTAAATGGGATGTTATTAAACAGTATATTGTTTATGTGATCTTTGCAACGTTCTTTGCATGTGTTCTAGGAATTGTTTTAGGAACACAGTTTTTCCCAAGAATCATTTATTATTTATATAGTTTGATGTTGTTTCAAATAGATGCACCAACTTTCATTTCATCAACTTATATGATTGCTTTTCAAACAGTCTTTATTTCTGTTTTTGTAACAATGATAGCAACACTTTCGGTTTGTATGAGTGAATTAAATTTAATGCCAGCCGTATTAATGAGACCAAAGGCTCCAAAACTTGGTAAAAGAATTTTTCTGGAAAAAATGGATATGATTTGGAAACGACTCTCTTTCAATCAAAAAGTTACAATGCGAAATATCTTTAGGTATAAAAAACGTTTCTTTATGTCTGTTATTGGAATTGCTGGATGTACAGCCTTAATAATTACTGGTTTTGGAATTAAATACTCAGTATCAGAAGTTGTAGATAGACAATATGAAAAGATATTAAACTATGATGCGCAAGTGCGTTTGGAAAAAGAAGTGAGTATAACAGATGCAAAGACATATCAGGAGAATTTATTAAAAAGAGATGAAGTTAGCAACGTAGAATATGTATTGAATCAAAGTGTACAGGTGATGAAAAATAAGGAAGATTTGTATGCGAGTATGGTGGTTTACCAATCCATGGATAATATTCAGAATTTTATAACTTTCAATGATATGAAAACGAATAAAAAAATTGCTTTATCAGATGATGGAATTGTGTTGTCTATTAAAACTGCTGAACTGTTAGGTGTTGACGTGAATGATAATATAGATATAGAAATATCAGGAACGAAATATAATGTAAAGGTTTCTGGTATTATGGAAAACTATTTTATGAATTACGTTTATATGTCTCAGACATTATATGAGAACTTAACATCGTCACATTTGAAAATTAATCACGCTTTTATGACAATGAAGAAGATGACGCAATCTAATAAAACCAGCCTTGAAAATTATATGCAGGATCATCACTATGGGAATCTCTCTTATATTGATAGTAGTGGTAGTGAATTCGATAATCAGGTTCAGAGTTTAGATATTGTTATTGCGATTCTTATTATTTGTGCAGGGGCGTTAAATTTTATTGTTTTATATAATTTGACGAATATTAATATTCAAGAACGTAAGAGTGAAATCGCAACAATTAAAGTTTTAGGTTTTAGAAGAAAAGAGGTTTACGATTATATATTTAGAGAAAATATCCTTTTATCTGTTATCGGATCTTTGGTAGGAATGATTTTTGGTTTTGCTTTACATCAATTTATTATTCGTACTGTTGAATTGGATATGACAATGTTTGTGAGAAATTTAACTTTATCAAGTTATGTTATCGCTGTTTTTATAACTTTAGGATTTACAATGTTAATTAATTTAACAATGCGTCATGTTTTAAATAAGGTTGATATGGTTGAATCATTAAAAAGTATTGAATAG
- a CDS encoding metallophosphoesterase family protein translates to MSQILIISDSHYLRKNELHQFFKQFPHCSTIIHCGDIYPGYQPDEFDNFYICKGNNDYVNLPRILSFTIDHVRFTITHGHIKNYAYQPDSLLELLNDYPADVICFGHTHIPYFQKTKDCIIINPGSLALGRSYPRQNTYALFDTETKDIHFYDMKTKDEIILENRQL, encoded by the coding sequence ATGAGTCAAATATTAATTATTTCAGATTCACACTATTTACGAAAGAATGAACTTCATCAATTTTTTAAACAATTTCCACACTGTAGCACGATTATTCATTGTGGCGATATTTATCCTGGATATCAGCCTGATGAATTTGACAACTTCTATATTTGCAAAGGAAATAATGATTATGTCAATCTGCCACGAATATTAAGTTTTACAATTGACCATGTTCGTTTTACTATAACTCATGGGCATATTAAAAACTATGCATATCAACCAGATTCATTATTAGAATTATTAAATGATTATCCTGCTGATGTCATTTGCTTTGGTCATACCCATATTCCATATTTTCAAAAAACCAAGGACTGTATAATTATCAATCCTGGAAGTTTAGCATTGGGCAGAAGTTACCCAAGGCAAAACACCTATGCTTTATTTGATACCGAGACCAAAGATATTCATTTCTATGATATGAAAACAAAAGATGAAATTATTTTAGAAAATAGACAGTTATAA
- a CDS encoding ABC transporter ATP-binding protein, which yields MCALIEFKNIIKSYTMGDITINASDGVNFEVNKGEFVVIVGASGAGKTTILNLLGGMDSPTSGSILVDGENIALYDEKKLTEYRRNDIGFVFQFYNLVQNLTALENVELATQICQNPLDARNVLERVGLDSRLSNFPAQLSGGEQQRVAIARAIAKNPKLLLCDEPTGALDYQTGKAILGLLREMCETYQMTVVVITHNSALAPMADRVIHLRNGKVYSVEMNQNPQPIEQIEW from the coding sequence ATGTGTGCTTTGATAGAATTTAAAAATATTATAAAAAGCTATACAATGGGTGATATAACGATTAATGCTAGTGATGGTGTTAATTTTGAAGTCAATAAAGGGGAGTTTGTTGTTATTGTTGGGGCCTCAGGAGCAGGGAAAACGACTATTTTAAATTTACTTGGAGGGATGGATTCGCCAACCAGTGGTTCTATTTTGGTTGATGGTGAAAACATTGCTTTATATGATGAAAAAAAACTTACAGAATACCGTCGTAATGATATAGGTTTTGTTTTTCAGTTTTATAATCTTGTACAAAATTTAACAGCATTAGAAAATGTTGAGTTGGCTACACAAATTTGCCAAAATCCTTTAGATGCAAGGAATGTCTTAGAAAGGGTTGGACTTGATAGCCGTTTGTCTAACTTCCCTGCACAACTCTCTGGTGGGGAACAGCAGCGTGTAGCGATTGCAAGAGCCATTGCTAAAAATCCCAAACTGTTATTATGTGATGAACCAACAGGAGCGTTGGATTATCAGACTGGAAAAGCTATCTTAGGATTATTGCGTGAGATGTGTGAAACATATCAGATGACAGTGGTTGTTATTACTCACAATTCTGCTTTGGCACCAATGGCAGACCGTGTGATTCATTTGAGAAATGGAAAGGTTTATAGTGTTGAGATGAATCAAAATCCTCAACCAATAGAGCAAATCGAATGGTAA